From the genome of Acidobacteriota bacterium, one region includes:
- a CDS encoding CehA/McbA family metallohydrolase, translating into MRYRSASLAGVLLSALAWGMGQDNAVRVLDAIPDSYPNARTGGNYMYNFYLPPPGTGSPWWPSWSPDGKWLAFSLQGSLWKVAIGRQDGHIQPGHVAYQMVDAPEYLSSPEWSPDGRYLAFTAEDDRRSINLRLLDLESGQVRALTEGDHLNLDPAWSPDGSRLAFVSTRPNGYFNIFVMEISRGAPGEIRQLTQDADFGRSRLYFGAHDLHIQPEWSPDGKEILFLSNRGIPLGSGGLWRLPVDATIEKARLIHKEETLYRTRADWSPEGTRLIYSSHLGGQFNNLFVLPVEGGEPYKMTFGEWDRFHPRWSPDGEWIAYLSNRGGLPQIRLLRTFGGTDVPLQIRARRWLEPPGRLKVRIEDEFSGETVAARIYLEASDGKTYVPSDAYHRIGRLEEHLFHTGGEFEVEVPAGELHLQAVRGFEYHPAATSVRIEPGQVSQVRLRLRRMTNLRASGWRSGSNHVHMNYAGNLHNTPANLVFMAEAEDMDVIGEMVANKDNRILDHQFFTGRPHPLSDQRHLLYFNQEYRPPFYGHVSLINLTEHLISPYTTGYEGTAIESLYPSNTDIFRLARKQGAAGGYVHPFRGDEDPLEGNLGGAKGFPVDAALGTVDFHELISHAGWAAFRVWHRILNNGFRIPAVGGEDSISNLHSTALLGQVRTYALSGQDLTWESWLEATLAGRSFVTNGPLLQMEVDGHLPGDEIALPGEGGSLRVRLRVDSIVPLDKAELVINGEVVRSADLSSLWTPEQGLRFQAEWEVEATESCWITLQAFRDGPVHPIDDGFPQATTNPVWVGVGDRPVRSAEDADYFIRWIDKLSAMAEEHPGWRSQKEKDHVLAQFQEARQVFQQRKSSAPAR; encoded by the coding sequence GTGAGATATCGAAGCGCTTCGCTGGCTGGCGTCCTGCTGTCGGCGCTGGCCTGGGGGATGGGGCAAGACAACGCCGTCCGCGTCCTGGACGCCATACCCGACTCCTACCCCAACGCCCGCACCGGCGGCAATTACATGTACAACTTCTACCTCCCTCCCCCGGGAACCGGATCGCCCTGGTGGCCCTCCTGGTCGCCGGACGGGAAGTGGCTGGCCTTCTCCCTGCAGGGCTCGCTGTGGAAGGTGGCCATCGGAAGGCAAGACGGCCATATCCAGCCCGGCCACGTGGCCTACCAGATGGTGGACGCTCCCGAGTACCTGTCGTCCCCCGAGTGGTCCCCCGACGGACGCTACCTGGCCTTTACCGCCGAGGACGACCGCCGCTCCATCAACCTGCGCCTGCTCGATCTGGAATCGGGACAGGTCAGGGCGCTGACCGAGGGCGATCATCTCAACCTCGATCCGGCCTGGTCGCCGGACGGATCGCGCCTGGCCTTCGTCTCCACCCGCCCCAACGGCTACTTCAACATCTTCGTGATGGAAATCAGCCGGGGAGCTCCGGGAGAAATCCGCCAATTGACCCAGGACGCCGACTTCGGCCGCAGCCGCCTCTACTTCGGGGCCCACGACCTGCACATCCAACCCGAGTGGTCACCCGACGGCAAGGAGATTCTCTTTCTCTCCAACCGCGGAATCCCCCTTGGGTCGGGAGGCTTGTGGCGCCTGCCGGTGGACGCCACCATTGAAAAAGCCCGGCTCATCCACAAGGAGGAAACCCTCTACCGCACCCGCGCCGACTGGTCGCCGGAGGGAACCCGCCTCATCTACAGCTCTCATCTGGGGGGCCAGTTCAACAACCTCTTCGTGCTGCCCGTGGAGGGCGGCGAGCCCTACAAGATGACTTTCGGCGAGTGGGACCGCTTCCACCCCCGCTGGTCGCCCGACGGGGAGTGGATCGCCTACCTCTCCAACCGCGGGGGACTGCCCCAGATCCGCCTGCTCCGGACCTTTGGGGGAACCGATGTCCCCCTCCAAATCCGCGCCAGGCGCTGGCTTGAACCGCCCGGACGCCTCAAGGTGAGAATAGAAGACGAGTTCAGCGGCGAGACGGTGGCCGCCCGCATCTACCTTGAGGCTTCCGACGGCAAGACCTACGTTCCCAGCGACGCCTATCACCGCATCGGACGGCTTGAGGAGCACCTCTTCCACACGGGCGGCGAGTTCGAAGTCGAAGTCCCCGCGGGAGAACTGCACCTGCAAGCCGTACGCGGATTCGAGTATCACCCGGCGGCCACGTCAGTCCGCATCGAGCCCGGCCAGGTCAGCCAGGTCAGGCTGCGACTGCGGCGCATGACCAACCTGAGAGCTTCGGGCTGGCGCAGCGGCAGCAATCACGTCCACATGAACTACGCCGGAAACCTCCACAACACGCCCGCCAACCTGGTCTTCATGGCCGAGGCCGAAGACATGGACGTGATCGGCGAAATGGTGGCCAACAAAGACAACCGCATCCTCGACCACCAGTTCTTTACGGGCCGTCCCCACCCCCTTTCAGATCAACGCCACCTGCTCTATTTCAATCAGGAGTACCGTCCGCCTTTTTACGGCCACGTCTCCCTCATCAACCTCACCGAGCACCTGATTTCGCCATACACTACCGGCTACGAGGGGACGGCCATCGAGAGCCTCTACCCCAGCAACACCGACATCTTCCGCCTGGCCCGCAAGCAGGGCGCCGCGGGAGGCTACGTGCATCCCTTCAGGGGTGACGAAGACCCGCTGGAGGGCAACCTGGGAGGCGCCAAGGGATTCCCCGTCGATGCCGCCCTGGGGACGGTCGACTTCCACGAGCTCATCTCCCACGCAGGATGGGCGGCCTTCCGCGTCTGGCACCGCATCCTCAACAACGGCTTCCGCATTCCGGCGGTAGGCGGGGAGGACTCCATCAGCAATCTGCACAGCACCGCCCTGCTGGGTCAGGTGCGCACCTATGCTCTCTCGGGACAAGACCTGACCTGGGAATCCTGGCTGGAGGCCACCCTTGCCGGACGCTCTTTCGTGACCAACGGTCCCCTGCTGCAGATGGAGGTGGACGGACACCTCCCCGGAGACGAGATCGCTTTACCCGGGGAAGGCGGCAGCCTGCGAGTCCGCCTGCGGGTCGACTCCATCGTTCCGCTGGACAAGGCCGAGTTGGTGATCAACGGCGAAGTCGTCCGCAGCGCCGACCTCTCCTCGCTGTGGACCCCGGAGCAAGGCCTGCGCTTCCAGGCAGAATGGGAGGTTGAGGCGACGGAAAGCTGCTGGATCACCTTGCAGGCCTTCCGCGACGGCCCGGTCCACCCCATCGACGACGGATTTCCCCAGGCCACCACCAATCCGGTCTGGGTCGGGGTGGGCGACCGTCCCGTCCGTTCCGCTGAGGACGCCGACTACTTCATCCGCTGGATCGACAAGCTCTCGGCCATGGCGGAAGAACACCCAGGCTGGCGCTCGCAAAAAGAAAAAGACCACGTCCTGGCCCAGTTCCAAGAAGCCCGTCAAGTCTTCCAGCAGCGAAAGTCCAGTGCTCCCGCTCGATAA